Proteins co-encoded in one Haloarcula pelagica genomic window:
- a CDS encoding Gfo/Idh/MocA family protein, producing the protein MSDPSSVRLGIVGLGNIARIHCEALDASGLEETLVAGVDVDPDARAAFAETYDVTVYEDHEEILDEVDAVLVTTPNRFHEEYVVDALEAGLDVLVEKPLAHTLESATRIAETAHDAEGFCMVGFHNRFAKPVEVLDEYREQGELGAVTHVEADYIRRRGIPARGSWFTRKSVSGGGSLIDIGVHALDLALYLAGYPEVVEVSGVTRANFGTDDGYSYVQMWGEDQGASDFDVDDSVSALIRCADGTTISLEVAWASNRPSSQQYYVRGDEAGAGLDLASGELTLYETSDRGGNHHRTTDVETQASEAHVDETVRFVEAVAAGEAPERNTVDEALAVQKVIDGIYRSSEAGEAVRIE; encoded by the coding sequence ATGAGTGACCCGTCTTCAGTTCGACTTGGAATCGTCGGTCTCGGAAACATCGCGCGGATTCACTGTGAGGCGCTCGACGCGAGCGGTCTCGAAGAGACGCTCGTCGCCGGCGTCGATGTCGACCCGGACGCCCGGGCGGCATTCGCCGAGACGTACGACGTGACAGTCTACGAGGACCACGAGGAGATACTCGACGAGGTCGACGCGGTTCTCGTGACGACACCGAACCGGTTCCACGAGGAGTACGTCGTCGACGCCCTCGAAGCCGGGCTGGACGTACTCGTGGAGAAACCGCTGGCTCACACCCTAGAGAGCGCGACCCGAATCGCCGAGACCGCCCACGACGCCGAAGGGTTCTGTATGGTCGGATTCCACAACCGGTTCGCCAAGCCAGTGGAGGTGCTCGACGAGTACCGCGAGCAGGGCGAACTCGGCGCGGTGACACACGTCGAAGCAGACTACATCCGCCGGCGGGGGATCCCCGCTCGTGGCTCGTGGTTCACGCGAAAATCGGTGTCGGGCGGTGGTTCGCTCATCGACATCGGCGTCCACGCGCTCGACCTGGCGCTGTATCTGGCGGGCTACCCCGAAGTCGTCGAGGTCTCCGGGGTCACGCGGGCGAACTTCGGCACCGACGACGGCTACTCCTACGTCCAGATGTGGGGCGAGGACCAGGGTGCAAGCGACTTCGATGTCGACGACTCCGTCAGCGCGCTCATCCGCTGTGCGGACGGGACGACGATCTCCCTGGAGGTCGCCTGGGCGAGCAACCGACCCAGCAGTCAGCAGTACTACGTCCGCGGCGACGAGGCCGGCGCCGGCCTCGATCTGGCTTCGGGCGAGTTGACGCTGTACGAGACCAGCGACCGTGGGGGCAACCACCATCGAACGACCGATGTCGAGACACAGGCGTCAGAGGCCCACGTCGACGAGACGGTACGGTTCGTCGAGGCCGTCGCAGCGGGGGAGGCACCCGAGCGAAACACCGTCGACGAGGCCCTGGCCGTCCAGAAAGTCATCGACGGCATCTACCGCTCCAGCGAGGCTGGCGAAGCCGTCAGGATCGAGTAG
- a CDS encoding ABC transporter substrate-binding protein produces the protein MTDDNSDKRISRRNALRIAGAAGAASLAGCGGDGGSGGDGGSGSDGGSGDGGSGSDGGSGSDGGSGDGGSGEDEQTQTNALEVAHWWGEGDGLEAIQSVMDAFTEEYPYVDFDDNLIAGGAGQNLQSNIRTRIQNGNHPSTWQNWPGAALTPFTDANLLKDIEESVWNQNNMKDGYLSGPQAAAQPAGNYVTVPLNIHRINNLFYNVSVIEDAGVDPSSLSSPSDVTDALQAVSEAGYTGMAHQTNAPWSTIQLFATVYLGVTDADTYAQTFEEGQIEANRDSLAQALDIVRDYSEFYPSDAGSISWTEGNSEIINGNAGFIHQGDWAAGTYVGTDGFNYGEDWDYIPYPGTSGNYSLNMDSFPYPIDNPSPQATTLWCRFVGTTEAQEIFCPGKGAIPPRGDASTEPFNDFSADQIEDFQNSDAQPRSLAHGLAAPPEVASGASSAISSFISGASNEEVINQMVNAWSQ, from the coding sequence ATGACTGACGACAACTCTGACAAGCGGATTTCGAGACGGAACGCTCTTCGCATCGCGGGTGCTGCTGGCGCCGCATCACTGGCTGGCTGTGGCGGCGACGGTGGCTCCGGTGGCGACGGCGGTTCCGGGAGCGACGGTGGCTCTGGGGACGGTGGCTCCGGAAGCGACGGCGGTTCCGGGAGCGACGGTGGCTCCGGGGACGGTGGCTCCGGCGAGGACGAGCAAACACAGACGAACGCGCTGGAAGTCGCCCACTGGTGGGGCGAGGGTGACGGTCTGGAGGCCATCCAGTCGGTAATGGACGCCTTCACTGAGGAGTACCCGTACGTCGACTTCGACGACAACCTCATCGCCGGCGGTGCCGGGCAGAACCTCCAGTCGAACATCCGGACACGGATCCAGAACGGGAACCACCCGAGTACCTGGCAGAACTGGCCCGGTGCGGCGCTGACGCCGTTTACCGACGCCAACCTGCTCAAGGACATCGAGGAGTCCGTCTGGAACCAGAACAACATGAAAGACGGGTACCTCTCGGGTCCCCAGGCCGCGGCACAGCCGGCCGGGAACTACGTGACGGTGCCGCTCAACATCCACCGGATCAACAACCTGTTCTACAACGTCAGCGTCATCGAGGACGCGGGCGTCGACCCCTCCAGCCTGAGTTCGCCGTCGGATGTCACCGACGCGCTCCAGGCCGTCTCGGAGGCCGGCTACACGGGAATGGCTCACCAGACCAACGCGCCGTGGTCGACCATTCAGCTGTTCGCGACGGTGTACCTCGGTGTCACCGACGCCGACACCTACGCCCAGACCTTCGAAGAGGGCCAGATCGAGGCCAACCGCGACTCGCTCGCACAGGCGCTCGACATCGTCCGCGACTACAGTGAGTTCTACCCGAGCGATGCCGGATCCATCTCCTGGACCGAGGGTAACTCCGAGATCATCAACGGCAACGCCGGCTTCATCCACCAGGGTGACTGGGCAGCAGGGACCTACGTCGGCACTGACGGGTTCAACTACGGCGAGGACTGGGACTACATCCCGTACCCCGGTACGTCGGGCAACTACTCGCTGAACATGGACTCGTTCCCGTACCCGATCGACAACCCGTCGCCCCAGGCGACGACGCTGTGGTGCCGCTTCGTCGGGACGACCGAGGCACAAGAGATCTTCTGCCCCGGCAAGGGTGCCATCCCGCCGCGTGGTGACGCCTCGACCGAGCCGTTCAACGACTTCTCGGCGGACCAGATCGAGGACTTCCAGAACAGCGACGCCCAGCCGCGCTCGCTGGCACACGGCCTGGCCGCACCGCCCGAAGTCGCCTCGGGCGCCAGTTCGGCCATCTCCTCGTTCATCAGCGGGGCCTCGAACGAAGAGGTCATCAACCAGATGGTCAACGCCTGGAGCCAGTAA
- a CDS encoding carbohydrate ABC transporter permease, whose translation MATATGDSEEAKGGISGWAQRTMANPEGLYKALFYVAMVFFLVTTLFPFYWLAVLAVTPEGRLLQGSFLPQLGGFTVPLPTPKGFNPEAFITVFEQVPFHLYMLNSFALAVTTTIIVLVVASLAGYVFGRLRFPGRALLMLGILAISYFPPAAFVIPLFKAFAGNEPLLVPFTQIPLFTPPRLLNTPGSMILPFSALFMPLSIFILTTFYGQIPDGLEDAARVEGTTRLGALFRVIMPLSAPGVATASVLTFIAVYNEYFFSSIMATSPEAAKWSPIVGGILSYQTQYTTQYNLMAAASIVGVLPVVILVVVAQERIVSGLTSGALKE comes from the coding sequence ATGGCAACGGCAACTGGCGACAGCGAGGAAGCGAAAGGCGGGATCAGTGGGTGGGCCCAGCGGACGATGGCCAACCCCGAAGGCCTCTACAAGGCCCTGTTCTACGTCGCGATGGTGTTTTTCCTCGTGACGACGCTGTTCCCCTTCTACTGGCTCGCCGTCCTGGCGGTCACGCCGGAGGGTCGCCTGCTCCAGGGGAGCTTCCTGCCACAGCTTGGCGGGTTCACAGTCCCGCTCCCTACGCCGAAAGGGTTCAACCCAGAAGCGTTCATCACGGTCTTCGAGCAGGTGCCGTTCCACCTGTACATGCTGAACAGTTTCGCGCTGGCAGTCACGACGACGATCATCGTGCTGGTCGTCGCGAGCCTCGCGGGGTACGTCTTCGGTCGACTCCGGTTCCCGGGTCGTGCGCTCCTGATGCTCGGCATCCTGGCGATCAGTTACTTCCCGCCGGCAGCGTTCGTCATCCCGCTGTTCAAGGCGTTCGCGGGTAACGAACCGCTGCTGGTGCCGTTTACCCAGATTCCGCTGTTCACACCCCCGAGGTTGCTGAACACGCCGGGATCGATGATCCTGCCCTTCAGCGCGCTGTTCATGCCGCTGTCGATCTTCATCCTCACGACCTTCTACGGGCAGATCCCCGACGGGTTGGAGGACGCGGCACGCGTGGAAGGGACGACGCGGCTGGGTGCGCTGTTCCGGGTCATCATGCCGCTGTCGGCGCCCGGTGTGGCGACGGCGTCCGTGCTGACCTTCATCGCCGTGTACAACGAGTACTTCTTCAGTTCGATCATGGCCACCTCTCCGGAGGCGGCGAAGTGGTCACCGATCGTCGGCGGGATCCTCAGCTACCAGACCCAGTACACCACGCAGTATAACCTCATGGCGGCCGCAAGTATCGTCGGGGTCCTCCCCGTCGTGATCCTCGTGGTCGTCGCACAGGAACGAATCGTCAGCGGACTGACCTCGGGAGCACTCAAGGAGTAA
- a CDS encoding ABC transporter ATP-binding protein, protein MARLTLDKVTKIFDDDGEQIIAVDDVSIDIGDGEFLVLVGPSGCGKSTTLRMIAGLEDITDGEIRLGDLVLNDIPATDRDIAMVFQSYALYPHMSVKQNMAFGLEESTDMADDEISRRVKETAELLGIDDLINRAPSELSGGQQQRVALGRAIVREPEVFLMDEPLANLDAKLRAEMRTELQHIQDNLDTTTVYVTHDQVEAMTMSDRIAILDEGVLQQCGTPLECYHQPNNLFVAGFIGEPSMNFFDVERRGSVLVADDFEYPLSDSTAAELGDATDLQLGIRPEDVVVKSAVEADTDYHAEVDVVEPKGDENVVHLVFDGNEPEDGTFKAVIDGMKSVDAGQRVAVGFPENAIHVFDRSSGEALRNRTLDEAESPRIQ, encoded by the coding sequence ATGGCACGTTTGACACTCGACAAGGTAACGAAGATATTCGACGACGACGGCGAGCAGATCATCGCTGTCGACGATGTCTCGATCGACATCGGCGACGGCGAGTTTCTGGTACTGGTCGGCCCCTCGGGCTGTGGGAAATCGACGACGCTCCGGATGATCGCCGGGCTGGAAGACATCACGGACGGGGAGATCCGCCTGGGCGATCTGGTACTGAACGACATCCCGGCGACGGACCGGGACATCGCGATGGTGTTCCAGTCCTACGCGCTGTATCCACACATGAGCGTCAAGCAAAACATGGCGTTCGGACTGGAGGAGTCGACCGACATGGCCGACGACGAGATCAGTCGGCGCGTCAAGGAGACCGCCGAACTGCTGGGGATCGACGATCTCATCAACCGGGCGCCCTCGGAGCTGTCCGGCGGGCAACAACAGCGTGTCGCCCTGGGCCGGGCGATCGTCCGTGAACCCGAAGTGTTCCTGATGGACGAGCCCCTGGCGAACTTAGACGCGAAGCTCCGTGCGGAGATGCGCACCGAACTCCAGCACATCCAGGACAACCTCGACACGACCACGGTGTACGTCACCCACGACCAGGTCGAGGCGATGACGATGTCGGATCGGATCGCGATACTCGACGAGGGTGTCCTCCAGCAGTGTGGGACTCCACTGGAGTGTTACCACCAGCCGAACAACCTGTTCGTCGCGGGGTTCATCGGCGAACCCTCGATGAACTTCTTCGATGTCGAGCGCCGCGGCTCGGTCCTGGTCGCCGACGACTTCGAGTATCCGCTCTCGGATTCGACGGCGGCGGAACTGGGGGACGCTACGGACCTGCAACTGGGTATCCGGCCCGAGGATGTCGTCGTCAAATCCGCTGTCGAAGCGGACACCGACTATCACGCGGAGGTCGACGTTGTCGAGCCGAAAGGCGACGAGAACGTCGTCCACCTCGTCTTCGACGGGAACGAGCCGGAAGACGGGACGTTCAAAGCGGTCATCGACGGGATGAAAAGCGTCGACGCCGGCCAGCGAGTCGCTGTCGGGTTCCCGGAAAACGCGATCCACGTCTTCGACCGGTCCAGCGGGGAGGCACTCCGGAACCGCACCCTCGACGAGGCAGAGTCTCCCCGGATTCAGTAG
- a CDS encoding ABC transporter ATP-binding protein, which yields MARVQLEHVTKRYDDQGEVVTAVDDMNLDIDHGEFICFVGPSGCGKSTTMETIAGLTIPSEGKVFIGDREVTNLPPKDRGIAMVFQNIALFPHMDVYDNISFGLRLRDYPQEEIDRRVERAADIVQLEGMLGRMPEEMSGGQRQRVAIARAIVREPDVFLMDEPLANLDAKLKVHMRTELQRLHKELDTTIIYVTHDQEEAMTLSDRIAVLNSGSLQQIDPPLTCYNEPDNLFVAGFIGSPSMNFISATVSENALETPNFSLEFDPKTVSGVGVGDELTLGIRPEDIYPAHEKSEVPDPSGTIRTQTDILEPMGDEIFAYLLLGEGETSMDQEQTTDDQLLMSIEPDSDIEEDEEVQVVIDRRNIHLFDSASGEAIVHKLEPIGAGGPTAGSEAESDD from the coding sequence ATGGCACGAGTACAACTCGAACACGTGACGAAACGCTACGACGACCAGGGTGAAGTGGTCACCGCGGTCGACGACATGAATCTGGACATCGACCACGGCGAGTTCATCTGCTTCGTCGGTCCCTCCGGTTGTGGGAAGTCGACGACGATGGAGACCATCGCCGGGCTGACGATTCCCAGCGAGGGGAAGGTGTTCATCGGCGACCGTGAGGTGACGAACCTCCCGCCGAAGGATCGGGGCATCGCGATGGTGTTCCAGAACATCGCACTGTTCCCCCACATGGATGTCTACGACAACATCAGCTTCGGGCTGCGACTGCGGGACTACCCGCAGGAAGAGATCGACCGCCGCGTCGAGCGCGCGGCCGACATCGTCCAGCTAGAGGGGATGCTCGGGCGGATGCCCGAGGAGATGTCCGGCGGGCAGCGCCAGCGCGTCGCGATCGCACGCGCGATCGTCCGCGAACCGGACGTGTTCCTGATGGACGAGCCACTGGCGAACCTCGACGCGAAGCTGAAAGTCCACATGCGGACGGAACTCCAGCGCCTGCACAAGGAACTGGACACCACGATCATCTACGTCACCCACGACCAGGAGGAGGCGATGACCCTCTCGGACCGTATCGCGGTCCTCAACAGCGGGAGTCTCCAGCAGATCGACCCGCCGCTGACCTGTTACAACGAACCGGATAACCTGTTCGTGGCCGGGTTCATCGGCTCGCCGTCGATGAACTTCATCTCGGCGACGGTCTCGGAGAACGCACTGGAGACGCCGAACTTCTCGCTGGAGTTCGACCCCAAGACGGTCTCTGGCGTCGGTGTCGGCGACGAACTGACACTCGGGATTCGCCCGGAAGACATCTACCCGGCCCACGAGAAAAGCGAGGTCCCGGATCCCTCGGGGACGATCCGAACACAGACGGACATCCTGGAGCCGATGGGCGACGAGATATTCGCCTACCTCCTGCTCGGTGAGGGCGAGACCTCGATGGACCAGGAGCAGACCACCGACGACCAGTTGCTCATGAGCATCGAACCGGATTCGGACATCGAGGAGGACGAAGAAGTCCAGGTCGTCATCGACCGACGGAACATCCACCTGTTCGACTCCGCGTCGGGCGAAGCGATCGTCCACAAACTCGAACCGATCGGCGCCGGTGGACCGACCGCCGGCAGCGAAGCGGAATCCGACGACTGA
- a CDS encoding glucose 1-dehydrogenase, protein MKAIGVRRDGDGPELLEKDRPTPGPGEALVRTLRVGVDGTDHEVIGGAHGGYPEGEDHMVLGHEAVGVVEEPNGTGLDEGQVVVPTVRRKPDGETNEYFRRGEPDMAPEGEYFERGIVGEHGFMAEYFTSPADFLVPVPEELAEYGLFIEPISITEKANEHAFATREPFEWRPESACVLGNGSLGLLTLWMLQQKFDRTYCVGRRDRPDPTVDIIDELGSTYIDSRETPVDEIPADHESVDYVYEATGFAPHSVQTVQALAPNGVGALLGIPEPWDFEIDGGALHNEIVLHNKCLIGTVNSHIKHFEYAVETLSEAPKWLLDDLITTVADPTDVAPAFENGDDQIKAVVEFDTL, encoded by the coding sequence ATGAAGGCAATCGGTGTGAGACGGGACGGGGACGGCCCCGAACTGCTCGAAAAGGATCGACCGACACCCGGGCCGGGCGAGGCACTCGTCCGGACGCTGCGGGTCGGTGTCGACGGTACGGATCACGAAGTCATCGGCGGCGCCCACGGCGGCTATCCGGAAGGCGAAGACCACATGGTACTGGGTCACGAAGCGGTCGGCGTCGTCGAAGAGCCAAACGGAACGGGACTTGACGAAGGACAGGTCGTCGTCCCGACCGTGCGGCGCAAGCCCGACGGCGAGACCAACGAGTACTTCCGGCGTGGGGAACCGGATATGGCACCCGAAGGCGAGTACTTCGAGCGCGGAATCGTCGGTGAACACGGCTTCATGGCCGAATACTTCACCTCACCGGCGGACTTTCTGGTCCCGGTTCCCGAGGAACTGGCCGAATACGGCCTGTTCATCGAACCGATCTCGATTACCGAGAAGGCCAACGAACACGCCTTCGCGACGCGGGAACCGTTCGAGTGGCGCCCCGAATCGGCCTGTGTGCTCGGAAACGGGTCGCTGGGGCTGCTCACACTGTGGATGCTCCAACAGAAGTTCGATCGGACCTACTGTGTCGGGCGACGCGACCGGCCGGACCCGACAGTCGACATCATCGACGAACTCGGCTCGACCTACATCGACTCCCGGGAGACGCCCGTCGACGAGATCCCGGCGGACCACGAGTCGGTCGACTACGTCTACGAAGCGACCGGGTTCGCCCCCCACTCCGTCCAGACCGTCCAGGCGCTCGCGCCCAACGGCGTCGGTGCGCTGCTTGGCATCCCCGAACCGTGGGACTTCGAGATCGACGGCGGGGCACTCCACAACGAGATCGTCCTGCACAACAAGTGTCTCATCGGAACGGTCAACTCCCACATCAAGCACTTCGAGTACGCGGTCGAGACGCTGTCCGAGGCCCCGAAGTGGCTCCTCGACGACCTCATCACGACGGTCGCGGACCCGACGGACGTGGCACCGGCCTTCGAGAACGGCGACGACCAGATCAAAGCGGTCGTCGAGTTCGATACGCTGTAA
- a CDS encoding carbohydrate ABC transporter permease → MSTDTADAGRESRRSGALVQVMRWMENLSDTQYAYLLLLPVFVLLGVVALYPLLRTFELSLFRLSADFSTTNFVGVGNYVDLFAGGLNRYLPGGTTFIPTEFTLAGLLNSALIVTVIFAVVSVLFETLIGLGQALILDQDFYGRRWVRAAIIIPWAVPVVIQGMIFFLMFNSNIGFVTPVLADLGILAGTNTLNDTASSVFIIIVADIWKTSAFMALLILAGLQSIDRGLYDVAKVSGATKWQQFKYITFPLILPTIGIAVLFRSVQAMRVYGIIDTVSSCTVVPSLSCMVVATFTTREGVSAAIAFVTAAIIGAVVMVIILWQGEDAI, encoded by the coding sequence GCACTGATACTGCCGACGCGGGGCGTGAGTCTCGACGGTCCGGTGCGCTAGTGCAGGTGATGCGCTGGATGGAGAACCTGAGCGACACGCAGTACGCGTACCTGTTGCTGCTTCCGGTGTTCGTCCTGTTGGGGGTCGTCGCGCTGTACCCACTGCTCAGGACGTTCGAACTGTCGCTGTTCCGTCTCTCGGCGGACTTCTCTACGACGAACTTCGTCGGAGTCGGGAACTACGTCGACCTGTTCGCCGGAGGACTGAACCGCTACCTCCCGGGCGGGACGACGTTCATCCCGACCGAGTTCACGCTGGCGGGCCTGCTCAATAGCGCACTCATCGTCACGGTGATCTTCGCAGTCGTGAGCGTCCTCTTCGAGACGCTCATCGGATTGGGGCAGGCACTCATCCTCGACCAGGACTTCTACGGACGCCGATGGGTCCGTGCGGCCATCATCATCCCGTGGGCCGTCCCGGTCGTCATCCAGGGGATGATCTTCTTCCTGATGTTCAACTCGAACATCGGGTTCGTGACACCGGTCCTCGCGGATCTCGGAATCCTGGCGGGGACGAACACGCTCAACGACACCGCGAGTTCGGTGTTCATCATCATCGTCGCCGACATCTGGAAGACATCGGCGTTCATGGCCCTGCTGATACTGGCGGGGCTCCAGAGCATCGACCGCGGCCTCTACGACGTGGCGAAGGTCTCGGGCGCGACGAAGTGGCAGCAGTTCAAGTACATCACGTTCCCGCTGATCCTGCCCACGATCGGGATCGCCGTGCTGTTCCGCTCGGTGCAGGCGATGCGGGTGTACGGGATCATCGACACAGTGTCGAGTTGTACGGTCGTCCCGTCGCTGTCGTGTATGGTCGTCGCGACCTTCACGACGCGCGAGGGGGTCTCGGCCGCGATCGCCTTCGTCACTGCGGCGATCATCGGCGCAGTGGTGATGGTTATCATCCTGTGGCAAGGGGAGGACGCGATCTAA